In Salinisphaera sp. LB1, one genomic interval encodes:
- a CDS encoding STAS/SEC14 domain-containing protein codes for MLRIAPFKSDAEHVVPLEVDGKIGAQDFSNVVATIEKRLEQHDRLRLYIEIHSLGGMAASSVFSELKDAIKHWDRFDKLAVVTDIEGVRTATTVIDKLVPKIECKTYRFDERETARQWAID; via the coding sequence ATGCTTCGAATCGCCCCGTTCAAATCCGATGCCGAACATGTCGTACCGCTGGAAGTCGACGGCAAAATCGGCGCGCAGGATTTTTCCAACGTTGTCGCCACCATAGAAAAACGCCTCGAACAGCACGACCGTCTGCGGCTGTATATCGAGATCCACTCGCTGGGCGGCATGGCAGCCTCGAGCGTGTTCAGCGAGTTGAAGGATGCAATCAAGCACTGGGATCGCTTCGACAAGCTGGCCGTGGTGACCGATATCGAAGGCGTGCGCACCGCCACCACCGTCATCGACAAGCTGGTGCCGAAGATCGAATGCAAGACCTATCGTTTCGACGAGCGCGAAACCGCGCGGCAGTGGGCCATCGACTGA
- a CDS encoding GNAT family N-acetyltransferase, translating to MLDFSEYGRCVPGMGRLALAPFEIGRHAGCAHRWLTSEHARFWGMTHHSAAATVDYFSAIESSATHTALIGRHAGRPAFLVEVYDPAAEPVGRHYSVQPGDVGMHILIAPPRQPIHLFTWAVFALTVDALFAQPAVERLVVEPDVTNRGIHVLNQRAGFVYHRRLRLPDKTAWLATCTARDRDRAMHRLTASQRAVCARKEAPA from the coding sequence ATGCTCGACTTCAGCGAATACGGCCGTTGCGTGCCCGGTATGGGCAGGCTGGCCCTGGCGCCGTTCGAGATCGGGCGCCATGCCGGCTGCGCGCATCGCTGGCTGACCAGCGAGCACGCCCGTTTCTGGGGTATGACCCATCATTCGGCGGCCGCGACGGTCGATTATTTCAGCGCCATCGAATCCTCTGCTACCCATACCGCGCTGATCGGCCGGCACGCAGGCCGGCCGGCCTTTCTGGTCGAGGTCTACGACCCGGCGGCGGAGCCGGTCGGCCGGCATTACAGCGTCCAACCGGGCGATGTGGGGATGCATATCCTCATCGCCCCGCCGCGCCAGCCCATTCATCTGTTCACCTGGGCGGTGTTCGCGCTCACGGTTGATGCGCTGTTCGCTCAACCGGCCGTCGAACGACTGGTGGTGGAGCCCGATGTCACCAACCGCGGCATCCATGTGCTCAACCAACGCGCCGGGTTTGTCTACCACCGCCGGCTTCGCCTGCCAGACAAAACGGCCTGGCTGGCGACCTGTACCGCACGCGACCGGGACCGCGCCATGCATCGTCTGACCGCATCACAACGCGCCGTGTGCGCACGAAAGGAGGCCCCCGCATGA
- a CDS encoding lysine N(6)-hydroxylase/L-ornithine N(5)-oxygenase family protein codes for MVEHDSATHVHDVIGIGIGPFNLGLAALCQPIDALDAVFLDENERFDWHPGLLLDCATMQTPFLADLVTLADPTSRYSFLNYLKASGRIYAFYIRESFFMLRAEYTQYCRWVAGQLSNLVFEQRVEQIDYDEAVGCYRVIAVRPATGEPTVRRARRLVLGTGPARYWPAGCDGLDGPVCHAADYLAHREALADKASVTLIGSGQSAAEVFHERLASAGSGQRLDWFTRSSRFFAMAYDKLTLELTSPEYIDYFHGLPEHTRHRLGQAQKPLYKGIDRDLSDAIYERLYEKDLHGSANVGMQANTTLLAVTRDAARNEYVLDLLQAEQGLRFRHRTQALILATGFSHRVPGYLEAIADRIRWDGQGRFRVSRDYAIDAAGDRIFVQNAELHSHGFTASDLGMACYRNAVILRQLVGREVYAIERRIAFQNFDARRWASVEAGAPHVESDRETP; via the coding sequence AACGAACGCTTCGACTGGCACCCAGGCCTGCTACTCGACTGCGCGACAATGCAGACGCCGTTCCTGGCCGATCTGGTGACCCTGGCCGACCCGACCAGCCGCTACAGTTTTCTCAATTACCTCAAGGCCAGCGGCCGGATTTATGCCTTTTACATCCGCGAGAGTTTTTTCATGCTGCGCGCGGAATACACCCAGTACTGCCGCTGGGTGGCCGGGCAGTTGTCGAATCTGGTATTCGAGCAGCGGGTGGAACAGATCGACTACGACGAGGCCGTCGGTTGCTATCGGGTCATCGCGGTCCGCCCCGCAACCGGCGAACCGACCGTCCGGCGTGCGCGGCGTCTGGTGCTCGGAACCGGCCCGGCACGGTATTGGCCGGCCGGCTGCGATGGACTCGACGGCCCGGTTTGTCATGCCGCCGATTATCTGGCGCATCGCGAGGCCCTGGCCGACAAGGCCAGCGTCACGCTCATCGGTTCCGGGCAAAGCGCGGCCGAGGTCTTTCACGAGCGGTTGGCGTCGGCGGGGTCGGGCCAGCGCCTGGACTGGTTCACCCGTTCGTCCCGGTTTTTCGCGATGGCCTACGACAAGCTCACGCTGGAGCTGACCTCGCCGGAATACATCGATTACTTTCACGGCCTGCCGGAGCACACGCGTCATCGTCTCGGTCAGGCCCAGAAACCGCTCTACAAGGGGATCGACCGCGACCTGTCGGATGCCATCTACGAACGGCTGTACGAAAAGGACCTGCACGGCAGCGCCAATGTCGGCATGCAGGCCAATACCACGCTGCTTGCGGTCACCCGCGATGCCGCGCGCAACGAGTACGTCCTGGATCTGCTCCAGGCAGAACAGGGCCTGCGGTTTCGTCACCGCACCCAGGCGCTGATTCTGGCTACCGGTTTCAGTCATCGCGTGCCGGGCTATCTGGAGGCCATCGCCGATCGCATACGCTGGGACGGGCAGGGGCGTTTTAGGGTCAGCCGCGATTACGCGATCGATGCCGCCGGCGATCGGATCTTCGTGCAGAACGCCGAGCTGCACAGCCATGGTTTCACCGCCTCGGATCTGGGTATGGCCTGTTATCGCAACGCGGTGATCCTGCGCCAGCTCGTGGGCCGCGAGGTCTATGCCATCGAACGCCGCATCGCGTTCCAGAATTTCGATGCCCGCCGGTGGGCTTCGGTCGAGGCGGGCGCGCCTCATGTCGAAAGCGATCGGGAGACACCGTAA
- a CDS encoding IucA/IucC family siderophore biosynthesis protein, with protein MSCQCLTATLRSVAHLSPARWAEVNAALVAKIIGEFAHEGLFEPRALEGPPADEAATACYEIAADAPGVRYRFAARRFLLNHWDVEPASITREVDGVARPLDAGALFVECRDRLGLNDDRLALYLEEIASTRYSAAYKRANAQYSAAELAVADFQTVEAAMTEGHPAFVANNGRMGFDGDDFAAYAPEAAHPIRLVWVAAHVSRAHFAVAADRSVASHLASELDETTRHRFVEQLIDLDLDPADYHFMPIHPWQWQNKLVFAFADEIATRHLVHLGFAPNAYQAQQSIRTLFNHDAPARCYVKTSLSILNMGFARGLSPDYMAGTPAICDWLASLIDNDSDLRSTGFSILREVAAVGYRHPHFEAAVAKTDGANKMLSALWRESPVARLGQGERLMTMAALLHRDYEGNSLIGALIDASGRSIDDWLRRYLDAYMAPLLHCFYAHDLVFMPHGENLILVLREHTVDRVFMKDIAEEIAVLDPKADLPADVQRIAVAVPEQLRTLSIFTDLFDLIFRYIAAILAVERDYTQARFWAQVAACIVRYQDAHPEYADKFARDDLFAPDFARSCLNRLQLANNRQMLDLADPTGNMQFVGRLDNPIAAHRCHTMTA; from the coding sequence ATGAGTTGTCAGTGTCTGACGGCCACGCTGCGCAGCGTGGCGCATCTCTCGCCGGCCCGCTGGGCTGAGGTCAACGCCGCGCTGGTCGCCAAGATTATCGGCGAGTTCGCCCACGAAGGGCTGTTCGAGCCGCGGGCCCTGGAAGGCCCGCCGGCCGATGAAGCGGCGACCGCCTGCTACGAGATTGCGGCGGACGCCCCGGGTGTACGTTATCGCTTTGCCGCCCGGCGTTTTTTGCTCAATCACTGGGACGTCGAACCGGCCTCGATCACGCGTGAAGTCGACGGCGTGGCCCGGCCGCTGGATGCCGGGGCCTTGTTCGTGGAATGTCGCGATAGGCTTGGTCTGAATGACGACCGGCTCGCGCTCTATCTCGAGGAAATCGCCAGTACCCGCTATAGTGCCGCCTACAAACGCGCCAATGCGCAATACTCGGCGGCCGAACTCGCCGTCGCCGATTTCCAGACCGTGGAAGCGGCGATGACCGAAGGCCATCCGGCGTTCGTCGCCAACAACGGTCGCATGGGCTTCGACGGTGACGATTTTGCCGCCTATGCGCCGGAAGCCGCGCACCCGATCCGTCTGGTCTGGGTGGCGGCGCACGTCAGCCGGGCGCACTTTGCCGTCGCGGCCGACCGCAGCGTGGCATCGCATCTGGCCAGCGAACTGGATGAGACCACCCGGCATCGGTTTGTCGAACAGCTGATCGATCTGGACCTCGATCCGGCGGATTATCATTTCATGCCGATCCACCCCTGGCAGTGGCAGAACAAGCTGGTGTTCGCCTTCGCAGACGAGATCGCCACGCGCCACCTCGTGCATCTGGGTTTTGCGCCCAATGCCTACCAGGCGCAGCAGTCGATTCGTACGTTGTTCAACCACGACGCGCCCGCGCGCTGCTACGTCAAGACCAGCCTGTCGATCCTCAACATGGGTTTTGCGCGTGGCCTGTCGCCGGACTACATGGCCGGCACGCCGGCAATCTGCGACTGGCTGGCGAGCCTCATCGACAACGACAGCGACCTGCGTTCGACCGGATTTTCCATCCTGCGGGAGGTCGCCGCGGTGGGTTATCGCCATCCGCATTTCGAGGCCGCCGTGGCGAAGACCGATGGCGCCAACAAGATGTTGTCGGCGCTATGGCGGGAGTCGCCGGTCGCGCGCCTCGGCCAGGGCGAGCGGCTGATGACGATGGCGGCACTGCTGCACCGCGATTACGAGGGAAACTCGCTCATCGGCGCGCTCATCGACGCCTCCGGGCGGTCCATCGACGACTGGCTGCGGCGTTATCTCGATGCCTACATGGCCCCGCTGTTGCACTGTTTCTATGCCCACGACCTGGTGTTCATGCCGCACGGCGAAAACCTGATTCTGGTGCTGCGTGAACACACGGTCGACCGTGTGTTCATGAAAGACATCGCCGAAGAGATCGCCGTGCTCGACCCGAAGGCCGACCTGCCGGCCGACGTGCAACGGATCGCGGTGGCGGTACCCGAACAGCTCCGGACGCTGTCGATCTTCACCGATCTGTTCGATCTGATCTTCCGTTATATCGCGGCGATACTGGCGGTGGAACGCGATTACACGCAGGCGCGGTTCTGGGCGCAGGTCGCCGCGTGCATCGTGCGCTATCAGGACGCCCATCCCGAATACGCCGACAAATTCGCCCGCGATGATCTGTTCGCGCCCGATTTCGCGCGCTCGTGCCTGAACCGGCTGCAACTGGCCAACAACCGCCAGATGCTCGATCTGGCCGATCCCACCGGCAATATGCAGTTCGTGGGCCGGCTGGATAACCCCATCGCGGCGCACCGCTGCCATACGATGACCGCCTAG
- a CDS encoding GNAT family N-acetyltransferase, whose protein sequence is MSESRFSGQWLRDMPATAWHEIVVLREAVFVVEQACAYQETDAHDLVARHFSLRIDNALAGYLRIVPGAIPAIGRVLIAPAFRGRGLGYRLMNEGLLETYWLCGDVAVSVSAQAHLRDFYQRLGFVVISDVYLEDGIPHCAMQRQPGVAARA, encoded by the coding sequence ATGAGCGAATCCCGTTTCAGCGGCCAGTGGCTGCGCGATATGCCGGCCACCGCGTGGCACGAGATCGTCGTGCTGCGTGAGGCGGTGTTCGTGGTCGAACAGGCGTGCGCCTATCAGGAAACGGACGCGCATGATCTCGTGGCCCGGCACTTCAGCCTGCGGATCGATAACGCGCTGGCCGGCTATCTGCGCATCGTGCCCGGTGCGATCCCGGCCATCGGCCGGGTGCTGATCGCGCCGGCGTTTCGCGGCCGGGGCCTGGGCTATCGGCTGATGAACGAGGGGCTGCTCGAAACCTATTGGCTGTGCGGCGATGTCGCCGTAAGCGTGAGCGCGCAAGCGCATCTGCGTGATTTCTATCAGCGGCTCGGATTCGTGGTTATCTCGGACGTATATCTCGAAGACGGCATACCGCACTGTGCCATGCAGCGCCAGCCGGGCGTCGCCGCGCGCGCCTGA